The following proteins are co-located in the Mesorhizobium sp. M1E.F.Ca.ET.045.02.1.1 genome:
- a CDS encoding branched-chain amino acid ABC transporter substrate-binding protein — MKKSLLSAVALTAFIAFSGSAWADILIGVAGPITGPNAAFGAQLQKGAEQAVADINAAGGINGQQLKLEIGDDVSDPKQGISVANKFVADGVKFVDGHFNSGVTIPASEVYAENGILVMTPAATNPKLTERGLWNTFRTCGRDDQQGKVAGDYIAKNFKDAKIAIIHDKTPYGQGLADETKKNLNAGGITEVMYEGVNVGDKDFSALIAKMKENGVTLIYWGGLHTEAGLIIRQSADQGLKAPLFSGDGIVSNELASIAGDAVAGTLNTFAPDPRKNPAAKEVVEKFRAAGFEPEAYTLYSYAAIQIISQAIAKVGSADDAQKVADTIKSGGPWKTAIGEIGYDAKGDITRPDYVIYEWKKGEDGKYSYFEK, encoded by the coding sequence ATGAAAAAATCACTCTTGTCCGCCGTGGCGCTGACCGCGTTCATCGCGTTCAGCGGCAGCGCGTGGGCCGACATCCTGATCGGCGTCGCCGGTCCGATCACCGGTCCGAACGCCGCTTTCGGCGCGCAGCTGCAGAAGGGCGCGGAACAGGCGGTCGCCGACATCAACGCGGCGGGCGGCATCAATGGCCAGCAGCTCAAGCTCGAGATCGGTGACGACGTCTCCGATCCCAAGCAGGGCATCTCGGTCGCCAACAAGTTCGTCGCCGACGGCGTCAAGTTCGTCGACGGCCACTTCAACTCGGGCGTGACCATTCCCGCGTCGGAAGTCTATGCGGAAAACGGCATCCTGGTTATGACGCCGGCAGCGACCAATCCGAAGCTCACCGAGCGCGGCCTGTGGAACACCTTCCGCACCTGCGGTCGCGATGACCAGCAGGGCAAGGTGGCGGGCGACTACATCGCCAAGAACTTCAAGGACGCCAAGATCGCCATCATCCACGACAAGACGCCTTACGGCCAGGGCCTCGCCGACGAGACCAAGAAGAACCTGAACGCCGGCGGCATCACGGAAGTGATGTATGAAGGCGTGAATGTCGGCGACAAGGACTTCTCGGCCCTCATCGCCAAGATGAAGGAAAATGGCGTCACCCTGATCTACTGGGGCGGCCTGCACACCGAAGCCGGCCTGATCATCCGTCAGTCGGCCGACCAGGGCCTGAAGGCGCCGCTGTTCTCCGGCGACGGCATCGTCTCCAACGAACTGGCCTCGATCGCCGGCGATGCCGTTGCCGGCACGCTCAACACCTTCGCTCCGGATCCGCGCAAGAATCCGGCCGCCAAGGAAGTGGTCGAGAAGTTCCGCGCCGCCGGTTTCGAGCCGGAAGCCTATACGCTCTACTCCTATGCCGCCATCCAGATCATCTCGCAGGCCATCGCCAAGGTCGGCTCCGCCGACGACGCGCAGAAGGTTGCCGACACGATCAAGTCCGGCGGTCCGTGGAAGACGGCCATCGGCGAGATCGGTTACGATGCCAAGGGCGACATCACCCGTCCGGACTATGTCATCTACGAGTGGAAGAAGGGCGAGGACGGCAAGTACAGCTACTTCGAGAAATAA